A genomic window from Centroberyx gerrardi isolate f3 chromosome 14, fCenGer3.hap1.cur.20231027, whole genome shotgun sequence includes:
- the LOC139928277 gene encoding amphoterin-induced protein 3, with amino-acid sequence MTSGLYPGPVLVLLCLLLHGSEETCPSMCLCTSDIVSCSSSGLTKLPHSLPSSSITLDLSYNHLSWLGPGSFNRMPRLENLRMAHNQLSAMGQAVFHNATGLRHLDLSSNKLRVVEQHYFQGLWRLEELLLFNNKIARVEGGTLSGLSSLKKAYFSLNQITDFPFFSIRDHSHPFLTMLDLSSNRMTTLPWEDVKALPGLVQKGLFLHNNSLVCECSMYSVFWHWEMRGYDSLKDFMDEHTCSIYGDSHASIRFLRHNRFFQNCTVGKTVALPVTVLLSSIVVSEGERVRLDCQTSLNSTDLSFTWLSPSKGYITQTSINDTLISLFPNGTLEISAVKVNDSGLYVCTAVDIKQTLNATREVNVTVVRPAAESFNTGYTTLLGCAVTMILILMYLYLTPCRCSCCKQPRPPAIPIATYDPSSFSSIFSPSAGHRERSNKHVAFMEPVMEEQNGCLKADTDQSSLQWEWETSGPTKTPYSGTSSET; translated from the coding sequence ATGACCTCTGGACTGTACCCAGGCCCTGTTCTGGTGTTGCTCTGCCTCCTTCTCCATGGCTCTGAGGAGACCTGCCCCTCCATGTGCCTCTGTACATCTGACATAGTGAGCTGCAGCTCCAGCGGTCTGACCAAACTACCTCactccctgccctcctcctccatcaccctGGACCTCAGCTACAACCATCTGTCCTGGCTGGGTCCAGGCAGCTTCAACCGGATGCCCAGGCTGGAAAACCTCCGGATGGCCCACAATCAGCTCAGCGCCATGGGCCAAGCTGTGTTTCACAACGCCACCGGCCTCAGACACCTTGACCTGTCCTCCAACAAGCTCCGTGTGGTGGAGCAGCACTACTTTCAGGGGCTGTGGAGACTGGAGGAGCTCCTTCTCTTCAACAATAAGATCGCGCGGGTGGAGGGTGGCACGCTGAGCGGTCTGAGCAGCTTAAAAAAGGCCTACTTCAGCCTCAACCAGATCACCGACTTCCCATTCTTCTCCATCCGGGACCACAGTCATCCCTTCCTGACCATGCTGGACCTCTCGTCCAATCGCATGACTACTTTGCCATGGGAGGATGTGAAAGCCCTGCCAGGGTTGGTGCAGAAGGGGCTGTTCCTCCACAACAACTCTCTGGTGTGCGAGTGCTCCATGTACAGTGTGTTCTGGCACTGGGAAATGAGGGGCTACGACTCGCTGAAAGACTTTATGGATGAGCACACCTGCTCGATCTACGGGGATTCCCACGCCTCCATCCGGTTCCTCCGTCACAACCGCTTCTTCCAGAACTGCACTGTCGGGAAAACGGTGGCGCTGCCCGTGACCGTGCTCCTCTCCAGCATAGTGGTgtctgagggagaaagagtcCGTCTAGACTGCCAGACGTCCCTCAATAGCACGGACCTCTCATTTACATGGCTCTCCCCCAGCAAGGGGTACATCACCCAGACCAGCATTAACGATACTCTAATTAGCCTGTTTCCTAATGGTACCTTGGAGATCTCTGCAGTCAAAGTCAATGACTCAGGTCTGTACGTATGCACAGCAGTGGATATTAAACAGACGCTGAACGCAACCCGTGAGGTGAATGTGACCGTGGTCCGGCCCGCAGCAGAATCGTTCAACACGGGATACACGACGTTACTGGGCTGCGCGGTGACCATGATCCTCATCCTCATGTACCTCTACCTGACTCCGTGTcgctgcagctgctgcaaaCAGCCCAGACCTCCAGCCATCCCCATCGCCACCTACGACcccagcagcttctcctccattttctccCCCTCCGCCGGCCACAGAGAGCGAAGTAATAAGCATGTGGCATTCATGGAGCCAGTGATGGAGGAACAGAACGGATGCCTGAAAGCCGACACTGACCAGTCCTCTTTGCAGTGGGAGTGGGAGACCTCAGGACCGACCAAAACTCCTTACTCAGGAACTAGCAGTGAGACGTGA